The following are from one region of the Sandaracinus amylolyticus genome:
- a CDS encoding DNA adenine methylase, whose protein sequence is MPTSAAVARVSLVRPSLPHLARPAKSRASVPATREASPFIKWVGGKGKLLGQLLPLLPPGAELMRHVEPFAGGAAMFFARGPARAMLCDVNPALVDTYLAVRDEVDEVMAALEPLAQKHEAANGTYYEVRERYNARRGLSRAQRAAMFVYLNKTCFNGLHRVNRKGEFNVPEGRYKNPRILDHDTLRAASAALQGCEIVNQGFEQLLGTAKPGDFVYLDPPYEPVSRTSNFTSYAEEGFSQRDQERLRDVYAELDRRGCKLMLSNSDVPFIRGLYAKWRIDLVAAPRAVSCDARGRGLVSEVVVRNY, encoded by the coding sequence ATGCCGACATCCGCTGCCGTCGCCCGGGTCTCGCTCGTTCGTCCTTCGCTCCCGCACCTCGCGCGTCCTGCCAAGTCGCGCGCGAGCGTCCCCGCGACCCGCGAGGCGTCGCCCTTCATCAAGTGGGTCGGCGGAAAGGGCAAGTTGCTGGGGCAGCTGCTCCCGCTGCTCCCGCCGGGCGCCGAGCTGATGCGCCACGTCGAGCCCTTCGCGGGCGGTGCGGCGATGTTCTTCGCGCGTGGTCCTGCGCGCGCGATGCTCTGCGACGTGAACCCCGCGCTCGTCGACACGTACCTCGCGGTGCGCGACGAGGTCGACGAGGTGATGGCCGCGCTCGAGCCGCTCGCGCAGAAGCACGAGGCCGCGAACGGCACGTACTACGAGGTCCGCGAGCGCTACAACGCGCGCCGTGGCCTGTCGCGCGCGCAGCGCGCCGCGATGTTCGTCTACCTCAACAAGACGTGCTTCAACGGCCTGCACCGCGTGAACCGCAAGGGCGAGTTCAACGTGCCCGAGGGCCGCTACAAGAACCCGCGCATCCTCGATCACGACACGCTGCGCGCGGCATCGGCGGCACTGCAGGGCTGCGAGATCGTGAACCAGGGCTTCGAGCAGCTGCTCGGCACCGCGAAGCCCGGCGACTTCGTGTACCTCGACCCGCCCTACGAGCCGGTCTCGCGCACCAGCAACTTCACGAGCTACGCCGAGGAAGGCTTCTCGCAGCGCGATCAGGAGCGCCTGCGCGACGTGTACGCGGAGCTCGATCGCCGCGGCTGCAAGCTGATGCTGAGCAACAGCGACGTGCCGTTCATCCGCGGCCTCTACGCGAAGTGGCGCATCGATCTCGTCGCCGCGCCGCGCGCGGTGAGCTGCGACGCGCGCGGCCGCGGGCTGGTGAGCGAGGTCGTGGTCCGCAACTACTGA
- a CDS encoding TetR/AcrR family transcriptional regulator, with protein sequence MRRRDEEKERRILASTLALVAQQGLAGLSMEAVARTAGVAIGTVYIYFESKEALLNALYLETKRAFSREVFGHASATEPVRPAFERVCIAYMKYVAAHRAEVLLMQQFRNSPFVLEGTLAASEDATAPLLALLERGKAEGLLKDVPTPLMIAFLQATLAELTAYVGSEPSRHHRERYAQIARLAWDALKA encoded by the coding sequence GTGCGACGACGCGACGAAGAGAAGGAGCGCCGCATCCTCGCGAGCACGCTCGCGCTCGTCGCGCAGCAAGGGCTCGCCGGGCTCTCGATGGAGGCGGTCGCGCGCACCGCGGGCGTCGCGATCGGCACCGTCTACATCTACTTCGAGAGCAAGGAAGCGCTGCTCAACGCGCTCTACCTCGAGACCAAACGCGCGTTCTCGCGCGAGGTGTTCGGGCACGCGAGCGCGACCGAGCCGGTGCGCCCCGCGTTCGAGCGGGTGTGCATCGCGTACATGAAGTACGTCGCGGCGCACCGCGCAGAAGTGCTGCTGATGCAGCAATTCCGCAACTCGCCCTTCGTGCTCGAGGGGACCCTCGCGGCGTCCGAGGACGCGACCGCGCCGCTCCTCGCGCTGCTCGAGCGCGGCAAGGCCGAGGGGCTGCTCAAGGACGTCCCGACACCGCTGATGATCGCGTTCCTGCAGGCGACGCTCGCCGAGCTCACCGCGTACGTCGGCAGCGAGCCGAGCCGTCATCATCGCGAGCGCTACGCCCAGATCGCACGCCTCGCCTGGGACGCGCTGAAAGCCTGA
- a CDS encoding SDR family oxidoreductase, producing the protein MSPTIFITGASTGLGRATALLFAERGWKVIATMRRPEDGADLASKPGITVLPLDVTDLAQIHEAARRAIELGGIDVLFNNAGYGLAGPLEGIDDAMLRRQIDTNLLGVIRTTQAFLPHFREKRAGVVITTTSIGGLATFPINSVYHATKWALEGWTESMSFELGQLGVAMKTVAPGGIKTDFLSRSLVLAQHPAYQSLVERVLAVFTSPERAAGYSTGEQIAEVVWEAATDGKDQVRYVAGQDAKAMYAQRLELGAEAFRKSIRTMFFG; encoded by the coding sequence ATGTCCCCCACGATCTTCATCACCGGCGCGTCCACCGGGCTCGGCCGCGCGACGGCGCTGCTCTTCGCGGAGCGCGGCTGGAAGGTGATCGCGACCATGCGCCGCCCCGAGGACGGAGCCGATCTCGCTTCGAAGCCGGGCATCACCGTGCTCCCGCTCGACGTGACCGACCTCGCGCAGATCCACGAAGCGGCGCGCCGCGCGATCGAGCTCGGCGGCATCGACGTGCTCTTCAACAACGCGGGGTACGGCCTCGCCGGGCCGCTCGAGGGCATCGACGACGCGATGCTGCGCCGGCAGATCGACACGAACCTGCTCGGCGTGATCCGCACCACGCAGGCATTCCTCCCGCACTTCCGCGAGAAGCGCGCGGGCGTCGTGATCACGACCACGTCGATCGGCGGGCTCGCGACGTTCCCGATCAACTCCGTCTATCACGCGACGAAGTGGGCCCTCGAGGGCTGGACCGAGAGCATGTCGTTCGAGCTGGGCCAGCTCGGCGTCGCGATGAAGACGGTCGCGCCCGGCGGCATCAAGACCGACTTCCTCAGCCGCTCGCTCGTGCTCGCGCAGCACCCGGCATATCAGTCGCTCGTCGAGCGCGTGCTCGCGGTGTTCACGTCGCCCGAGCGCGCCGCGGGCTACTCGACCGGCGAGCAGATCGCCGAGGTCGTCTGGGAGGCCGCGACCGACGGCAAGGATCAGGTGCGCTACGTCGCGGGCCAGGACGCGAAGGCGATGTACGCGCAGCGTCTGGAGCTCGGCGCGGAGGCGTTCCGCAAGTCGATCCGCACGATGTTCTTCGGCTGA
- a CDS encoding ABC transporter ATP-binding protein, translating to MSDAKSAEKDPIQVRVVDLKKSYDGAEVLRGVTFDVYRGKINIVIGGSGAGKSVFTRQLLRLEQPDSGRIEVDGVDIVPLDDWQLVPIRKKFGMVFQFGALFDSMTCFENVAFPLREHTKMKRKEIEERVMQRLADLNVAHAAKKLPGQISGGMAKRVALARALVLEPEILVYDEPTSGLDPVSSRLVDDLIAETSSKYGVSSVVITHDMASVFKIGHRVNMLYQGRIEESCTPDEILRTDKQVVRDFLVASGVKME from the coding sequence ATGAGCGACGCGAAGAGCGCGGAGAAGGATCCGATCCAGGTCCGCGTCGTCGATCTCAAGAAGAGCTACGACGGCGCCGAGGTCCTGCGCGGCGTCACGTTCGACGTGTACCGCGGGAAGATCAACATCGTCATCGGCGGCTCGGGCGCGGGCAAGAGCGTGTTCACGCGGCAGCTCCTGCGGCTCGAGCAGCCGGACTCGGGGCGCATCGAGGTCGACGGAGTCGACATCGTGCCGCTCGACGACTGGCAGCTCGTGCCGATCCGCAAGAAGTTCGGGATGGTCTTCCAGTTCGGCGCGCTCTTCGACTCGATGACGTGCTTCGAGAACGTCGCGTTCCCACTGCGCGAGCACACGAAGATGAAGCGCAAGGAGATCGAGGAGCGCGTGATGCAGCGCCTCGCCGATCTCAACGTCGCGCACGCGGCGAAGAAGCTCCCGGGGCAGATCTCGGGCGGCATGGCGAAGCGCGTGGCGCTCGCGCGGGCGCTGGTGCTCGAGCCCGAGATCCTCGTCTACGACGAGCCGACGAGCGGGCTCGATCCGGTGAGCTCGCGCCTCGTCGACGATCTGATCGCGGAGACGAGCTCGAAGTACGGCGTGAGCTCGGTCGTGATCACCCACGACATGGCGTCGGTGTTCAAGATCGGGCACCGCGTGAACATGCTGTACCAGGGGCGCATCGAGGAGTCGTGCACGCCCGACGAGATCCTGCGCACCGACAAGCAGGTCGTGCGCGACTTCCTCGTCGCATCGGGCGTGAAGATGGAGTGA
- a CDS encoding MlaE family ABC transporter permease, which yields MASNAPEAETKTSPVVAAEPAGPRLWERAADALLAIPIALLAEVGTMARLAYETVRWMARPPYRGRQLVDAMEFIGVQSIFIVGLTGTFVGAVFGLQLVDSLRDFGAESQTGSIVSVALARELGPVFAALMVSSRAGSAIATELGSMRVTNQIDALTTMSVSPVQYLIVPRVIAGFTMVPALALVFDLVGYGGAYFVAVKLFGLDGGVFEERARWFVEGSDLAQGLVKAAVFGIAVTMIACRQGYYATGGAAGVGQATNRAVVQSAVAVLLLDYVVTAIFLGQGG from the coding sequence GTGGCGTCGAACGCGCCGGAGGCCGAGACGAAGACGAGCCCGGTGGTGGCCGCGGAGCCCGCCGGGCCGAGGCTGTGGGAGCGCGCCGCGGACGCGCTGCTCGCGATCCCGATCGCGCTCCTCGCGGAGGTCGGGACGATGGCGCGGCTCGCGTACGAGACCGTGCGGTGGATGGCGCGCCCGCCCTATCGCGGCCGTCAGCTCGTCGACGCGATGGAGTTCATCGGCGTGCAGTCGATCTTCATCGTCGGGCTCACCGGCACGTTCGTCGGCGCGGTGTTCGGGCTGCAGCTCGTCGACTCGCTGCGCGACTTCGGCGCCGAGAGCCAGACCGGATCGATCGTGAGCGTCGCGCTCGCGCGCGAGCTCGGCCCGGTGTTCGCGGCGCTCATGGTCTCGAGCCGCGCCGGCAGCGCGATCGCGACCGAGCTCGGATCGATGCGGGTCACGAACCAGATCGACGCGCTCACGACGATGTCGGTGAGCCCGGTGCAGTACCTCATCGTGCCGCGCGTGATCGCGGGCTTCACGATGGTGCCCGCGCTCGCGCTGGTCTTCGATCTCGTGGGCTATGGCGGCGCGTACTTCGTCGCGGTGAAGCTCTTCGGGCTCGACGGTGGCGTGTTCGAGGAGCGCGCGCGCTGGTTCGTCGAGGGCAGCGATCTCGCGCAGGGCCTGGTGAAGGCCGCGGTGTTCGGCATCGCGGTCACGATGATCGCGTGCCGTCAGGGCTACTACGCGACCGGCGGTGCGGCGGGCGTGGGGCAGGCGACGAACCGCGCGGTCGTGCAGAGCGCGGTCGCGGTGCTCTTGCTCGACTACGTCGTGACCGCGATCTTCCTGGGCCAGGGCGGATGA
- a CDS encoding hybrid sensor histidine kinase/response regulator, with translation MSSTFVAYLTVGNYLLLTLLWSAIVVLYLRSRRLARSVDPLVATLAAVLALDATKSAIESAYFGVVWASEYEIALTALGAILARPEMLIAPKILNLVTAVTVLAVIVRRWIPRELRERRERAESDARLRRELEASLADVRAAEERWDLAIRANQDGIWDWDLTTNRVWISPRLEEQLGYAHGELAPRFGPEIWKDLVHEEDAEQLGAAREAFVRGTTRDFDVEVRLRCKAGDHRTFRARAAAQRAPSGEALRVVGSLSDVTEQRRVEASLARRRSIERLGLVASGVAHDVNNLLAVVRANVELARTTTSSDSRVAAALADIDDAVTRGATLTSRLLASTGRGRFAVTEVDVGALAQEMTRLLAGSAPRAVRIETAISRPVPTVEADAAQVQQVVMNLVTNAIEAVDPEHGKVRVSVRAEAVREPVPAAVADEAALPPGRYVVLEVDDDGVGMSDAVRAQMFEPFFTTKPEGRGLGLAAMLSTLRAHRAGLRLRSAPGQGTTFTVLFPASERASQEARPPRDIRARRSRCALIVDDDESVRTAVSRMTELLGLEPRVVGSGAAALDVLDEHGELAVVLLDLRMPGGFDGHDVLLRIRERRPELRVVMMSGFHKFVPMSDARTTALQKPFSMEQLRDALARVGVEVGPFEAANEAPRGA, from the coding sequence GTGAGCTCGACGTTCGTCGCGTACCTCACCGTCGGCAACTACCTGCTGCTGACGCTGCTCTGGTCGGCGATCGTCGTCCTCTACCTGCGGTCGCGACGGCTCGCGCGGAGCGTCGATCCCCTGGTCGCGACCCTCGCCGCGGTGCTCGCGCTCGACGCGACGAAGAGCGCGATCGAGAGCGCGTACTTCGGCGTGGTCTGGGCCTCGGAGTACGAGATCGCGCTCACGGCGCTCGGCGCGATCCTCGCGCGGCCGGAGATGCTCATCGCACCGAAGATCCTCAACCTCGTCACCGCGGTCACGGTGCTCGCGGTGATCGTGCGGCGATGGATCCCGCGCGAGCTGAGAGAACGACGCGAGCGCGCCGAGTCCGACGCGCGCCTGCGGCGCGAGCTCGAGGCGTCGCTCGCCGACGTGCGCGCCGCGGAAGAACGCTGGGACCTCGCGATCCGCGCGAACCAGGACGGCATCTGGGACTGGGATCTCACGACGAACCGCGTGTGGATCTCGCCGCGCCTGGAGGAGCAGCTCGGATATGCGCACGGCGAGCTCGCGCCACGCTTCGGGCCCGAGATCTGGAAGGACCTGGTGCACGAGGAGGACGCGGAGCAGCTCGGCGCGGCGCGCGAGGCGTTCGTGCGCGGCACGACGCGCGACTTCGACGTGGAGGTCCGGCTGCGCTGCAAGGCGGGCGACCACCGCACGTTCCGCGCGCGCGCCGCGGCCCAGCGCGCACCGAGCGGCGAGGCGCTCCGCGTGGTCGGCTCGCTCTCCGACGTCACCGAGCAACGTCGCGTCGAGGCATCGCTCGCGCGGCGGCGCAGCATCGAGCGGCTCGGGCTCGTCGCGAGCGGCGTCGCGCACGACGTGAACAACCTGCTCGCGGTGGTGCGCGCGAACGTGGAGCTCGCGCGCACCACGACGTCGAGCGACTCGCGCGTCGCCGCGGCGCTCGCCGACATCGACGACGCGGTCACGCGCGGCGCGACGCTGACCTCGCGACTGCTCGCGTCGACGGGCCGCGGGCGCTTCGCGGTCACCGAGGTCGACGTGGGCGCGCTCGCGCAGGAGATGACCCGGCTGCTCGCCGGCTCCGCGCCCCGGGCCGTGCGCATCGAGACCGCGATCTCGCGCCCCGTCCCCACGGTCGAGGCCGACGCCGCGCAGGTGCAGCAGGTCGTGATGAACCTCGTGACCAACGCGATCGAGGCCGTCGATCCCGAGCACGGCAAGGTGCGCGTGAGCGTGCGCGCCGAGGCCGTGCGCGAGCCGGTGCCCGCGGCGGTCGCCGACGAGGCTGCGCTGCCGCCCGGACGTTACGTCGTGCTCGAGGTCGACGACGACGGCGTCGGCATGAGCGACGCGGTGCGCGCGCAGATGTTCGAGCCCTTCTTCACGACGAAGCCCGAGGGACGCGGCCTCGGCCTCGCGGCGATGCTGAGCACGCTGCGCGCCCACCGCGCAGGGCTGCGGCTGCGCAGCGCGCCCGGCCAGGGCACGACCTTCACGGTGCTCTTCCCGGCGAGCGAGCGCGCGAGCCAGGAGGCGCGCCCTCCCCGCGACATCCGCGCGCGACGCAGCCGCTGCGCGCTGATCGTCGACGACGACGAGAGCGTGCGCACCGCGGTGAGCCGCATGACCGAGCTGCTCGGGCTCGAGCCGCGCGTCGTGGGCAGCGGCGCCGCCGCGCTCGACGTGCTGGACGAGCACGGCGAGCTCGCCGTCGTTCTCCTCGATCTGCGCATGCCCGGCGGGTTCGACGGGCACGACGTGCTCCTGCGGATCCGCGAGCGCCGCCCCGAGCTGCGCGTCGTGATGATGAGCGGGTTCCACAAGTTCGTCCCGATGAGCGACGCGCGGACCACCGCGCTCCAGAAGCCGTTCTCGATGGAGCAGCTGCGCGACGCGCTCGCGCGCGTCGGCGTCGAGGTCGGGCCCTTCGAGGCCGCCAACGAGGCGCCCCGCGGAGCGTGA
- the thiS gene encoding sulfur carrier protein ThiS, translating to MRIEVNGEPRDVADGLTVRELLVLLALGDQLVAVERNEEIVPRAEHASVRISEGDRLEIVHFVGGG from the coding sequence ATGCGCATCGAGGTGAACGGCGAGCCGCGCGACGTCGCGGACGGGCTCACGGTGCGCGAGCTGCTCGTGCTGCTCGCGCTCGGCGATCAGCTGGTCGCGGTCGAGCGCAACGAGGAGATCGTGCCGCGTGCCGAGCACGCGAGCGTGCGTATCTCGGAGGGCGATCGGCTCGAGATCGTCCACTTCGTCGGTGGAGGCTGA
- a CDS encoding thiazole synthase has protein sequence METPQEDRIVVGRYSFRSRLFVGTGKYRDAQETREALAASGAEVVTLAVRRVDLGARGEGSVVGHLVSSGYAILPNTAGCYSTEDALRTARLAREMLGTDLVKLEVIGDPKTLFPDVVATLEAARVLVKEGFTVLPYITDDPISCKKLEDIGCAAVMPLAAPIGSGLGIRNPYNLEIILENAKVPVIVDAGVGTASDAAIAMEMGCHGVLMNTAIAGAREPVRMARAMKLAVEAGRDAYLAGRIPKRLYATASSPLEGVIGSTKT, from the coding sequence GTGGAGACCCCGCAGGAAGATCGCATCGTCGTCGGACGCTACTCGTTCCGCTCGCGGCTCTTCGTCGGGACGGGCAAGTACCGCGACGCGCAGGAGACGCGCGAGGCCCTCGCGGCGTCGGGCGCGGAGGTCGTGACGCTCGCGGTGCGCCGCGTCGATCTCGGGGCGCGGGGCGAGGGCTCGGTCGTCGGGCACCTCGTCTCGAGCGGCTACGCGATCCTGCCCAACACCGCGGGCTGCTACAGCACCGAGGACGCGCTGCGCACCGCGCGCCTCGCGCGCGAGATGCTCGGCACCGACCTCGTGAAGCTCGAGGTGATCGGCGACCCGAAGACGCTCTTTCCCGACGTGGTCGCGACGCTCGAGGCGGCGCGCGTGCTCGTGAAGGAAGGCTTCACGGTGCTGCCGTACATCACGGACGATCCGATCTCGTGCAAGAAGCTCGAGGACATCGGGTGCGCCGCGGTGATGCCGCTCGCCGCGCCGATCGGCAGCGGGCTCGGCATCCGCAACCCCTACAACCTCGAGATCATCCTCGAGAACGCGAAGGTGCCGGTGATCGTCGACGCCGGCGTGGGCACCGCGTCCGACGCGGCGATCGCGATGGAGATGGGCTGCCACGGCGTGCTCATGAACACCGCGATCGCGGGGGCGCGCGAGCCGGTGCGCATGGCGCGCGCGATGAAGCTCGCGGTCGAGGCGGGGCGCGATGCGTACCTCGCGGGTCGCATCCCGAAGCGCCTCTATGCGACCGCGTCGAGCCCGCTCGAGGGCGTGATCGGCAGCACGAAGACCTGA
- a CDS encoding tetratricopeptide repeat protein, producing MRALAVVLAASFAFAPLQCGSAPDPDRRREDSPAEALLGLAERFGEEGDDDARRTTLRHLIERYPDSREAERARMWLEQDEASTGAP from the coding sequence ATGCGCGCGCTCGCGGTGGTGCTCGCGGCGTCGTTCGCGTTCGCGCCGCTCCAGTGCGGGTCGGCGCCCGATCCCGATCGGCGCCGCGAGGACTCGCCCGCAGAGGCGCTGCTCGGGCTCGCGGAGCGCTTCGGGGAAGAAGGCGACGACGACGCGCGACGCACCACGCTGCGCCACCTGATCGAGCGCTATCCCGACTCGCGCGAGGCCGAGCGCGCGCGGATGTGGCTCGAGCAGGACGAGGCGAGCACGGGCGCACCGTGA
- a CDS encoding thiamine phosphate synthase — MTFDLLLITDPSIAGWRDATIAVIEHAPPGRIALQVRDVRAGAAELAMLARSLREVTRTHGVPLLVNDRADVARAVGADGVHLKEHGLEVDDARMVLGERAIVGASCHDEAGLARRDAADYVVLGPYAEVPGKGDALGAARFASMVRTTHVPVLALGGIDTARAEEAVRAGARGVAVIRSVLAARDPVEAVRALLDAIRTGSAPSS, encoded by the coding sequence GTGACGTTCGATCTGCTGCTGATCACCGATCCGTCGATCGCAGGATGGCGCGACGCGACGATCGCGGTGATCGAGCACGCGCCGCCGGGGCGCATCGCGCTGCAGGTGCGCGACGTGCGCGCCGGTGCGGCCGAGCTCGCGATGCTCGCGCGATCGCTGCGCGAGGTGACGCGGACCCACGGCGTGCCGCTCCTCGTGAACGATCGGGCCGACGTCGCGCGCGCCGTCGGCGCCGACGGAGTGCACCTCAAGGAGCACGGGCTCGAGGTGGACGACGCGCGCATGGTGCTCGGCGAGCGCGCGATCGTGGGCGCGTCGTGCCACGACGAGGCCGGGCTCGCGCGACGCGACGCGGCCGACTACGTCGTGCTCGGTCCGTATGCCGAGGTGCCGGGCAAGGGCGACGCGCTGGGCGCGGCGCGCTTCGCGTCGATGGTGCGCACCACGCACGTCCCGGTGCTCGCGCTCGGCGGGATCGACACGGCGCGCGCCGAGGAGGCGGTGCGCGCCGGCGCGCGTGGAGTCGCGGTGATCCGCTCGGTGCTCGCGGCGCGCGATCCCGTCGAGGCGGTGCGCGCGCTGCTCGACGCGATCAGAACAGGATCGGCGCCCTCGTCGTGA